GTTGGTGGCAGCAACACAGCGTCGCTGCGTCCAGACTACTGCTACATCAGAGGCGAGAAGAAGCTGCAGCGCTGGCTGTGCCCCGGGCTCCGTCGTTGAGCTCATCACACCGAGCCGCAGTCAGGCAGTTCAGCGAAACAAGTGACGCTCAATATTGCAATGGTTGCACCACCAGTCTGTTCTTTCACAGTAGACACGCCGGAGCTGCAATGAAGGTGCCTTTTTCTTTACATAACCTCTGTTCCAATATTAGCTCTGCTCAGGCTATCCCTAGCAGCTAACGTGAGGTTCTTATCGAGAACTCGGGGAGCTGCCGTTATTTTACCTAGCCCCTACTAGCTAATTTTTAAAACGGCAGCTCTTGACAGCTGATACCAAACAGCGACTAGACAGTAATGTGAAGCGTAAAATTATTTAGGtacatttgttttctcattaAGAGATTGTTTTAGTTGCTTTTCTGCTGTCTTGCTGCATTAATGTTAGCTGGTTATCAAAAATAATTGAATTGcttaattgtgtgtttgtgttgtggcaGTTGTAAGTGCTTGCTCCTCCTGTCTGCACCTCTTggtttgtactttgtgttaaacTAGAACTGTAGGGTAAAGGCTTTTAATCATCACATATGTAATTAGCACCCATATGTGGTCTCTATACAAGGAGCAGGACTTGTTTCTGTGGTAACCATGTGTATAAATGTTTCTGTCGCACTCATTCATGTTAAATGTCCTGTCAGTAAATACAGCATCAACGAGATTAATGCGAAGATAGGAAATATTGAAGTGGAGGTGTTTTGTGACTGTCAGGCAGGGGCCTCGTCCATGTGGGCTTCATGCTGTGGTCTGCTGAATGAAGTCATGGGTACTGGGGCCGTCAGAGGCCAGCAGCCGGGCTTTGGGGCCGGTGCTGGACCCTTCAGGTTTGCCCCCAGTGCGGGATACTCTACATACCCGCCCACCAGCTCAGGGAGTCCCCCTCTTGTATGCAAGGCCTGTGGCCAGGCCTTCTCAGTCTTCAGGAGGAAGGTAGGTGTCTGGGTGCTCTGTGTGATGCCAATACATGTTAATTGGTCTGCTGACTTAATGAGAaggaaaaggtgtgtgtgtgtggaagcagAGGGGGatattaaattcatattttagaCAGAAGTACCAATTACTTACTGTACTTGTAGCTGTGGAAAACTGAGTAATGTAGTTCTTTGCATGTTGATTTAAGTgcatgtttttatgcacatCTACATCTGTAATGGGTCGTAATATTTGAATGCTGTCCAGCAATTGGACTTAAAGTTAAGAATGAAATTAATCTTAGACTGTATCTTgaaccattttgttttctctagaATATCCCTGAATCTTGTAAATTGTAAAGCAGTTGTTTCGAGCAGAGTGTAATtagccattgttttttttagggagctgaaacaatgtttagcttggggggggggggggggggggttgatttAATTTACACCCAGAGGcaattaatttttattcaaaacGCTGTGCCCTTCTAGCTGATtgcagagacagatggacaacATACTGGTTCTGTAATATCATCTTCACTGATGTCATGTATGGCTCACAGGGTCTCATTCTGTCTGAACCTTGTGCTTCACTCACTCATCGTGCCAGTCTAATCCCAGATCTTGCATTTATTACTGTTTGATGTTTGTCACTTAAAAGAAATGAGCTGCCTCCTGTTTCTGTGCCTGGAGAGGTAGAGCAGATGCGAGTGATTGAAAAATGCAGGGAAGGTCTActggcatatatatatatatatatgctttcCAGTGATCTATTAAATGTTGTCTCTCCACTTAactgttttcctatttttttctgcaatacCACAGattgtagtgaaaaaaaaaaagaaaataaaagaaaataaagggcAAATAGAGAtattttgctacatttttttatgtctaaTGCATAATTCTGATATGAAGGATTTTTGGCAGTAACACATGGTAGAAGGTGCGCATAAATCACTAATTGCCTCATTTCcatcatcttgttttttcactCTTCTTTAGTATATTTGCTGCGATTGCAAGAAGAGCTTCTGCTCGCTGTGCTCAGTGCTTCAGGAGAATCTGCGCATTTGTGGCACATGCCATTTGCTGAAAGCAACAGCCTTTCAGCGGCCTCGGCTCATGCGTCTAAGAGTAAAAGACCTGCGTCAGTACTTGCTGCTCCGTAACATCCCCACCGATACCTGCAGGGAAAAGGAAGACCTGGTGGACTTGGTGCTCTGTCACCAAGGCattgaggaagaggaggacccCGACACGGGTAGCCTCCACTCACGTTCCCTGTATACGCCGACCCCTTCTACCACACAATCTGCCTCTGAACTGTCTGCTTTCGTCGCCTCTCAGGAGGAACCGCTCAGCAGAAGTGACAGCTCTGATACCAACCAGGTCAGGACcaactttaaaacatttaggATTTTTAATAACACCAAAAATTGGATAAATCCTTGAAAATATCTTCCGAGATCCAAAAGTATAACTGCTAGCCTCTGAGTTTTGTAACTAGTCATTACATGGCCCTTCCTGTTTGTTCTTAAAACTCAGTTGGTAGGTAAAATAATTAACATGGCTTGTgaaagtttgtattttcaatAATGGTGACCTGTAGGCACAAAGCTCACCTTTCTGAAGAATCCACATCAGTGTTTTTCCACAGCTCTTTGGGTTATTTGTGCAGATCTTAGTGTATTATGTCATCAGTTCATATTTGTTGAGCTGTTACAAATGAGTCTATGGTAACCTCTTGACATGTCACcataaacaaatatatagaACTAGATTCAAAGTAAGGTTCATTGTTCATCTTTTCACCCTGGCTTTACTACAATTTGTACGCCAGCTCAAAGGAAACTGTTTGGGATTCTAGAAATCAGAGAGGCAAAAAGTATAAGAGCATAAGAAGCGCTGCAACTGGCAATGAAAAGGGAACTCGGCTCCAAGCAGCCAGGATCCACTATAAATACTTGGCTTAAGGAGCAGTAAGCTTTTCTATGAATGGAAGGGACGAGGTGTTGTTGTTCCTAAGGTATCACTGGGCTGTCTGAAGAGTGTCTAATCCTAATCCTCAGATAACTGGCTTGCTTTGCATGTAGTGCACActaatgtttgttgttttgctgttcTTGTGTTGCAGGATATAGGTGACAccacatctgtctctctcctcaacCTGGACCCAAGTGAACACACTCCTGAGGTGATCAAATTTCCAATGTTAAGTATTGACAAATGCATTTCAGTTCTGTTGACGGGGTGCAAGGAAACCAATGTAAAGGGTGGGAAAGGAGATGCTAATGCTTAGAATTTCTTGGCTGGCTCTGAAACCACTTTCTCCCCAGGCTCAAAAATTGCAGTATCCAGCAGATTCCAGTACTCGATATacctcacattttt
Above is a genomic segment from Xiphias gladius isolate SHS-SW01 ecotype Sanya breed wild chromosome 19, ASM1685928v1, whole genome shotgun sequence containing:
- the rnf34a gene encoding E3 ubiquitin-protein ligase RNF34a isoform X2, translating into MKAGASSMWASCCGLLNEVMGTGAVRGQQPGFGAGAGPFRFAPSAGYSTYPPTSSGSPPLVCKACGQAFSVFRRKYICCDCKKSFCSLCSVLQENLRICGTCHLLKATAFQRPRLMRLRVKDLRQYLLLRNIPTDTCREKEDLVDLVLCHQGIEEEEDPDTGSLHSRSLYTPTPSTTQSASELSAFVASQEEPLSRSDSSDTNQDIGDTTSVSLLNLDPSEHTPEVSPQTRRRARASLTDISSLRDIEGLSVRQLKEILARNFVNYSGCCEKWELVERVSRLYRETEENRKSLENVSSTVTTDGEKGPLTIHDDNLCRICMDAVIDCVLLECGHMVTCTKCGKRMNECPICRQYVVRAVHVFKS
- the rnf34a gene encoding E3 ubiquitin-protein ligase RNF34a isoform X1, encoding MKAGASSMWASCCGLLNEVMGTGAVRGQQPGFGAGAGPFRFAPSAGYSTYPPTSSGSPPLVCKACGQAFSVFRRKYICCDCKKSFCSLCSVLQENLRICGTCHLLKATAFQRPRLMRLRVKDLRQYLLLRNIPTDTCREKEDLVDLVLCHQGIEEEEDPDTGSLHSRSLYTPTPSTTQSASELSAFVASQEEPLSRSDSSDTNQDIGDTTSVSLLNLDPSEHTPEVSPQTRRRARASLTDISSLRDIEGLSVRQLKEILARNFVNYSGCCEKWELVERVSRLYRETEENRKSLENVSSTVTTVVAFPPPICNGAIGDGEKGPLTIHDDNLCRICMDAVIDCVLLECGHMVTCTKCGKRMNECPICRQYVVRAVHVFKS